In Chitinophagaceae bacterium C216, the genomic stretch ACAGAAAGGGCCTGTTTTGATTTCGGAAATTGCTGAAAAGAAGAAAATACCGTTAAAGTTTCTAGAAAACATCCTGCTGGAGTTAAAAAGAGCGGATATTCTCGATAGTAAAAAAGGGAAAGGAGGGGGATATTTTTTTAAAGTAGATCCCGCCTCAGTTAAGATGACGAGGATCATCCGTTTGATTGATGGTCCTATTGCAATGCTACCCTGTGTTAGTCTCAACTTTTATGAGCGATGTAAAAATTGCGATGAAAAGCATTGCGGGTTGCATGATATTATGAAGCAGGTGCGTGATGCTACTTTAGCCATTCTTGAAAATAGAACATTAGCCGATTTGAAAGATTAAATCTATTCGCAAGCAATTTTGATGTGCGGTAGAATGAAATAATACTATTTAGTATTGCGTTTTCATTTTTGCAATCATGGAATTCGCAATCGTTACTTATTAGCACTGCCAGCTCCTGCCTCATCTTTGGACGCTTATAATGCCGAACAAAACAGGCGTCGTTTTTTGCGGTTTACTAGGTATAATAAAAACCAAAAGGGCATTAAAGGCATTGTGTTTTGATGAGTTTTATTTTTTGCTTTTCCGTTGTGTTGATTTTACAGGCTGTGGCAATGCTTTCAAAATAGTAATCACAGGCTTTGGCTTGGCTGTTTTTTTATTTACTTTTTTTCTTTTATGATTTGCCATAACTAGTGTTTATTCACTTCTTAGTTTAATAGAGATAGAGTGCCCGTTGCGATAATTGGGGTCTTCCGATTGTGCAATTACCAACCATGCAAAGGGGATAAAGGCGTTTTTCATCCAGTCCGTATGACCAAAATGCTGAAACACGGGAATATACCATTTGCCATTTTGATCTATAGTAACATGATAGGTTTGATAGTGGCGTTGTTTAATTTGAGCTTTTTCCAGTGTACTAGGTGTAATAATTAGGTTATGGAATTTTTCCCAGTCTGATTTTTTTCTCGTAACGGATGCATAGGCATAGAGGCTAACTTGTATTTTTAATCCCGGTTGACCAGTACCTAATATTTGGATAGGTCCCACAGCTCGGTCGCCATCTTTATGCGATGTGATTTTTAAAGGAGTGTTGATAGTACCGGTAACTACTTTAAAGGCATTGTCCAATTTTATTTCCCGCACCACAGGTTGTTGCATTTTCAAGGCACCTTTGTATTGTCCGGCTATTACATGAATGCGGCGATCGGTTGCATTTTTTTTAAATGATACACTTACCGCCTTTGGTAAGGACCAGGCACCATTGGCATCTACAGTTGCCGTAAAATATTGAGGTTCTCTAGTATTTACACCACCTGAAACGAGAACAGGGCCACTATCTCCGCCCTTTGATATCGGCCGCACC encodes the following:
- the iscR gene encoding HTH-type transcriptional regulator IscR, producing MLTKKSQYAFKALTYLAERQQKGPVLISEIAEKKKIPLKFLENILLELKRADILDSKKGKGGGYFFKVDPASVKMTRIIRLIDGPIAMLPCVSLNFYERCKNCDEKHCGLHDIMKQVRDATLAILENRTLADLKD